The proteins below come from a single Cryptococcus neoformans var. neoformans JEC21 chromosome 14 sequence genomic window:
- a CDS encoding cystathionine gamma-lyase, putative has product MSYHQFATRAIHIGSEPDPSTGAVVPSLSVATTFKQDGINKTRGFDYSRSGNPTRSSLEQLLTSLETAPLSDAQGESFVFSSGSAATAAIAHWVTLTKKEGGAGGADGNGGGGHILAVNDVYGGTARYFSRVARPTGLDITYLDMIEAGEEGIRAAIRPDTRLVWLEIPTNPTLLVHPLPLISSIVKSLPEEHRPLILVDTTFLSSFNFTPLVGANPESTPLADIAYSSLSKYSSGHSDIILGSVTVSPQTARFRPELIKALRFLQNSMGACPSPYDCHLMIRSLKTLSTRMIKHGVNALRIAAFLDNQPQVSEVRYPGYKEDRGFSQIRPLLSENLKRELEFLGWEFPWAAPSAGETKNLKENSLAYVRTLGIPFGGVVTFTLKDGTLEQAEKFCTSLNVISLAESLGGVESLIEVPLGMTHASIPKESLEKLGITASLVRFSVGIEDYEDLIEDLQTGFAAIKQ; this is encoded by the exons ATGTCCTATCACCAGTTCGCTACGCGAGCTATCCACATCGGCTCAGAACCTGACCCTTCGACTGGTGCTGTGGTTCCTAGTCTCAGTGTTGCCACGACTTTCAAGCAGGATGGTATCAATAAGACTCGA GGATTTGACTACTCTCGAAGCGGAAACCCAACTCGCTCCTCCCTCGAGCAGCTTTTAACCTCTTTAGAGACCGCCCCTCTGTCTGATGCCCAAGGAGAGAGCTTTGTGTTCTCTTCAGGATCGGCGGCTACAGCCGCAATAGCTCATTGGGTGACTCTgaccaagaaggaagggggagCCGGGGGAGCCGATGGtaatggtggtggtggacaCATTCTGGCTGTCAATGATGTT TATGGTGGAACCGCCAGATATTTCTCTCGAGTGGCTCGCCCTACCGGGCTCGATATCACCTATCTGGATATGATAGAAGctggtgaagaaggtatCAGAGCTGCCATCCGTCCAGATACCAGG CTCGTCTGGCTGGAAATTCCGACCAATCCAACTCTGTTGGTCCACCCTCTCCCATTGATATCCTCTATCGTCAAGAGCCTTCCTGAGGAACATCGTCCTTTGATTCTAGTCGACACTACTTTCTTGTCATCTTTCAACTTCACCCCACTTGTTGGCGCCAACCCCGAGTCCACGCCGCTGGCCGACATTGCCTATTCATCCCTGTCCAAGTATTCGTCAGGTCATTCCGATATCATTCTGGGCTCCGTCACTGTTTCACCTCAAACAGCTCGTTTTCGACCAGAGTTAATAAAAGCTTTGCGATTCCTTCAAAATTCAATGGGTGCATGTCCTTCCCCTTATGACTGTCATCTCATGATTCGAAGTCTCAAGACCCTTAGCACTCGGATGATCAAGCACGGTGTAAATGCCCTCAGAATCGCTGCGTTCTTAGACAATCAACCTCAAGTCAGTGAAGTGCGTTATCCTGGATACAAGGAAGACCGAGGTTTCTCGCAGATCAGGCCTTTATTGTCAGAGAACCTGAAAAGAGAGTTAGAATTCTTAGGTTGGGAATTCCCTTGGGCTGCACCATCTGCCGGGGAGACTAAAAACCTCAAAGAAAACTCGCTTGCGTACGTTCGTACCCTGGGCATCCCCTTCGGGGGCGTTGTGACTTTTACTCTGAAAGATGGAACTCTCGAGCAAGCCGAGAAATTCTGCACTTCTCTGAACGTCATCAGCTTAGCTGAGAGTTTGGGAGGGGTTGAGAGTTTGATTGAAGTGCCATTGGGAATGACGCATGCG TCAATACCCAAAGAAAGTCTTGAAAAACTGGGTATCACAGCCAGCCTCGTGCGTTTCTCCGTGGGGATTGAAGATTATGAGGATTTGATCGAGGATCTACAAACAGGCTTTGCAGCTATCAAGCAATAG
- a CDS encoding expressed protein yields the protein MATTNDTSMSLVSVLGASALIISVHHTYKFDKCKCLLPKKKEWFRVLLTWMLMSSTCCLFTWGAGWCYIKYKLGWIYTEEYGAIPYPTEMFSQKYVNFSTVFTIIFNVAFSLQTSLNAEEGLYWYHLMRAVRQPSSARSWLNSSFFYAWIVISIVSTALQSGIAWIHRGKLNMNRQMATVMAVDGIIEFAVLCAASVVIWKFPDFLDNVKASGAGPEVRSRLHFYHEANKIRTFFRFLYSSGMIILGIDGLTARQLIARSPLASDLLSQMLFGSFFFMLIISVILYLPRNWSPEGSQRNNIMVGAQRNAINNEHAQLASGVALMSLLREGGQWDNDEMPTKDMQGEHPYNLNDPKMYSSEEPLTSKEMNWELKRDSGLGVPNVLENFTSPIAVQVKENNIPTEIRIRVEQEVHEDRGESYV from the exons ATGGCGACAACAAACGACACGAGTATGTCCTTAGTTTCTGTCCTCGGCGCATCG GCATTAATCATCTCTGTCCACCATACATATAAATTTGATAAGTGCAAATGCCTCCtaccaaagaagaaagagtggTTCAGAGTTCTTTTGACC TGGATGCTAATGTCATCCACCTGCTGTCTTTTTACCTGGGGGGCTGGATGGTGTTACATAAAATATAAACTGGGATGGATATATACAGAAGAATATGGAGCTATACCGTATCCGACGGAAATGTTTAGTCAAAAATATGTCAACTTCAGCACTGTCTTCACAATCATATTCAACG TCGCTTTCAGTCTTCAGACTTCGCTGAATGCTGAGGAAGGCCTTTACTGGTACCACCTCATGCGAGCTGTGCGACAACCCAGTTCCGCTCGTTCTTGGCTCAattcatctttcttctacGCCTGGATCGTGATCAGTATCGTTTCAACAGCACTTCAGAGTGGTATCGCATGGATTCATAGAGGAAAATTGAACATGAACCGGCAGATGGCTACGGTTATGGCTGTTGATGGTATTATCGAGTTCGC GGTTTTATGCGCTGCTTCCGTGGTTATCTGGAAGTTCCCAGATTTTTTGGATAACGTC AAAGCTTCAGGTGCCGGACCAGAAGTCAGATCTCGACTTCACTTTTATCATG AGGCGAACAAGATCCGAACTTTCTTCCGATTCTTATATTCGTCAGGAATGATCATTCTTGGCATTGACGGGTTGACTGCGAGGCAGTTGATTGCGAGAAGTCC TCTTGCAAGCG ACCTTCTGTCCCAAATGTTATTCGgatccttctttttcatgCTCATTATCTCCGTCATACTCTACCTCCCTCGAAACTGGTCCCCAGAAGGCAGCCAGCGTAACAACATCATGGTTGGCGCTCAGCGCAATGCGATCAATAACGAGCACGCTCAGCTCGCAAGTGGGGTAGCTCTCATGTCTTTACTTCGCGAAGGAGGACAGTGGGATAATGATGAGATGCCCACCAAGGATATGCAGGGTGAACACCCATACAATCTTAATGACCCCAAGATGTATAGCTCTGAAGAACCTCTAACTTCGAAGGAAATGAATTGGGAGTTGAAGAGAGATTCGGGCTTGGGTGTTCCCAATGTA TTGGAGAACTTCACTTCACCTATTGCTGTCCAAGTCAAAGAGAACAACATACCAACCGAGATCCGAATCCGTGTCGAGCAGGAAGTACACGAAGACCGAGGAGAAAGTTATGTGTAA